In Mangrovivirga cuniculi, the following proteins share a genomic window:
- a CDS encoding PH domain-containing protein: MSIFDGLMGNASEIPLKKIYSEFSQVLIEGEELHKAYKIIRDVFVFTNKRLILVNKQGITGKKREYLTIPYHSIIRFSKESSGLLDFDAELKIWIRGQAEPIAKDFKDDNNINEIYKLLSQYTL, from the coding sequence ATGTCTATATTTGATGGCCTCATGGGCAATGCTTCTGAAATTCCATTGAAAAAAATCTATTCGGAATTTTCACAGGTATTAATTGAAGGCGAAGAGCTACATAAAGCATATAAGATTATAAGAGATGTTTTTGTGTTTACAAACAAACGACTAATCCTGGTTAATAAACAAGGTATTACCGGTAAAAAAAGAGAATATTTAACAATCCCCTATCATAGTATTATCAGATTTTCTAAAGAGAGTTCCGGACTTCTGGACTTTGATGCGGAACTTAAAATCTGGATCAGAGGCCAGGCCGAACCAATCGCTAAGGATTTTAAGGACGACAATAACATCAACGAAATATATAAATTATTAAGTCAATATACCCTTTAG
- a CDS encoding short chain dehydrogenase, producing MKILLVGATGTIGNPLYHHFSKEHEVIGVSRNDCDIKADITKPNTIKEMFQRVKDIDAVISATGGAFFGPLNDLDYDKGMDSFANKAMGQINLILEGQHFLKKGSSFSIISGILSEDPIKNSSALAMVNGAINSFVKAASMELFDKGIRVNAISPGLVEDSAEDLGEAFPGHNPVSMARVIKAYEKSVMGLVNGEIIKVY from the coding sequence ATGAAAATATTATTAGTTGGTGCTACCGGAACAATCGGCAATCCTTTATATCATCATTTTTCTAAAGAGCATGAAGTGATTGGTGTGAGTAGAAATGATTGCGATATTAAAGCAGATATTACAAAACCGAATACGATCAAAGAAATGTTTCAAAGAGTAAAAGATATTGATGCTGTAATATCTGCTACTGGCGGTGCGTTTTTCGGTCCATTGAATGATCTTGATTATGATAAAGGAATGGACAGCTTCGCTAATAAGGCCATGGGGCAAATTAATCTTATCCTTGAGGGCCAGCATTTTCTTAAAAAAGGAAGTTCTTTTTCTATTATTAGTGGAATATTATCTGAAGATCCCATAAAAAATTCTTCGGCTCTGGCAATGGTTAACGGAGCTATAAATTCTTTCGTAAAAGCAGCTTCAATGGAATTATTTGACAAAGGAATCAGGGTTAATGCAATCTCTCCCGGCCTTGTTGAGGATTCTGCAGAAGATCTTGGTGAGGCTTTCCCGGGTCATAATCCTGTTAGTATGGCAAGAGTGATAAAAGCATATGAAAAAAGCGTGATGGGATTAGTAAATGGAGAAATTATTAAAGTATATTAA
- a CDS encoding sulfite exporter TauE/SafE family protein, which yields MFIGALISAVIIGVSLGLIGGGGSILTVPVFVYMLGISPVIATAYSLFVVGSTSLVGSVAFMRKGLVNYKAAVVFAIPSFISVYLTRMYIIPAIPEKLFSIGELVVTKDIAIMVFFALIMFAAAISMIKKKKGLDKQDGVPEELKFNLPLIALEGAFVGVLTGIVGAGGGFLIIPALVLFARLPMKMAVGTSLLIISAKSLIGFIGDIQNQPIDWEFLLMFTGISIVGIILGSILSKKISGEKLKAGFGYFVLIMAVYILVSEFINAS from the coding sequence ATGTTTATAGGAGCACTTATATCAGCGGTAATTATTGGAGTAAGTCTTGGACTTATCGGCGGTGGCGGATCGATTCTTACAGTACCGGTTTTTGTCTATATGTTAGGGATTTCACCCGTAATTGCCACTGCTTATTCACTTTTTGTGGTAGGGTCAACAAGTTTGGTCGGTTCAGTTGCCTTTATGAGAAAGGGACTGGTTAATTATAAAGCGGCAGTCGTTTTTGCAATACCATCATTTATTTCGGTGTATTTAACCCGTATGTATATTATTCCGGCCATCCCTGAGAAGCTATTTAGTATTGGGGAGCTTGTGGTGACAAAAGATATAGCCATAATGGTATTCTTTGCCTTAATCATGTTTGCAGCAGCAATATCTATGATTAAGAAAAAGAAAGGACTCGATAAGCAAGATGGAGTACCGGAAGAATTAAAATTCAATTTGCCATTGATCGCACTTGAAGGGGCTTTTGTCGGGGTGCTTACAGGTATAGTAGGAGCAGGTGGAGGATTTCTCATTATTCCTGCATTAGTATTATTTGCCAGATTGCCTATGAAAATGGCAGTAGGTACGTCATTACTTATTATTTCAGCGAAATCATTAATCGGATTCATTGGTGACATCCAAAATCAACCGATAGACTGGGAGTTTTTATTGATGTTTACCGGAATATCGATAGTGGGTATCATTTTGGGAAGTATTTTGTCTAAAAAAATTAGTGGGGAAAAACTTAAAGCAGGATTTGGTTACTTTGTTTTAATAATGGCCGTATATATACTTGTAAGTGAATTTATAAATGCATCATGA
- a CDS encoding rhodanese-like domain-containing protein, producing the protein MKQFNRSLVLILVLAVITLNSCGGQTSEEGEYSKVSPERFKELVNDGEVQLVDVRTMEEYRNGHIKGAILADYLSGEFSDYKPKLNKAKTVYVYCAVGGRSKRAAEDLERSGYTVVELEGGIRNWNSKGFELEK; encoded by the coding sequence ATGAAACAATTTAATAGAAGCCTTGTATTGATTCTGGTTCTTGCGGTAATCACATTAAATTCATGTGGAGGACAGACATCTGAAGAAGGTGAATATTCAAAAGTATCTCCTGAAAGATTTAAAGAGTTAGTAAATGATGGAGAGGTACAACTTGTGGATGTGCGGACGATGGAAGAATATAGAAACGGTCATATCAAAGGAGCGATATTAGCAGATTATTTAAGCGGAGAATTTTCTGATTATAAACCAAAACTGAATAAAGCAAAAACCGTTTATGTTTATTGTGCTGTTGGTGGAAGAAGTAAAAGAGCTGCTGAAGATCTGGAAAGATCCGGATATACAGTAGTTGAATTAGAAGGTGGAATTAGAAATTGGAACAGTAAAGGTTTCGAATTAGAAAAATAG
- a CDS encoding sterol desaturase family protein: protein MEKYIDIVKNSYSGYANYLWGEITSPSWHNYFYWLVGISLFFFVLEAYKPWNKNQKLFRKDFWLDFFYMFFNFFLFSLIIYNAASDVVVNFFNDLLASVGIKNVVAFEVMTWPMWTHLLLGFVVRDFVQWNVHRLLHTVPTLWEFHKVHHSVEEMGFAAHLRYHWMETVVYRTIEYIPLALIGIGLRDFFTIHIFTLAVGHFNHSNIKVNLGPVRYILNNPQMHIWHHAMNLPKERRFGVNYGITLSVWDYLFKTDYIPYEGKGIKLGFDGIKSFPKSFTRQILYGFKAKRRNQQNI from the coding sequence TTGGAGAAGTACATAGATATAGTAAAAAATTCTTATTCAGGATATGCTAATTATTTGTGGGGTGAAATAACCAGTCCATCATGGCATAATTATTTTTATTGGCTGGTTGGCATATCTCTATTCTTTTTTGTTCTGGAAGCGTATAAGCCCTGGAATAAAAATCAGAAGTTATTTCGAAAAGATTTCTGGCTCGATTTCTTTTACATGTTTTTTAACTTCTTTCTTTTCTCGCTTATTATATATAATGCGGCAAGCGATGTAGTAGTAAATTTCTTTAATGACCTGCTAGCTTCTGTCGGAATAAAAAATGTTGTGGCATTTGAAGTTATGACCTGGCCGATGTGGACTCATTTACTACTGGGATTTGTAGTAAGAGATTTTGTGCAATGGAATGTTCACAGGTTACTTCATACGGTTCCAACACTATGGGAATTTCATAAGGTACACCATTCTGTGGAAGAAATGGGTTTTGCAGCTCATTTAAGATACCATTGGATGGAAACTGTTGTATACCGAACTATTGAATATATACCATTGGCATTAATAGGTATTGGATTAAGAGACTTCTTTACTATCCATATATTTACCTTAGCTGTAGGACACTTTAACCATAGTAATATAAAAGTAAACCTCGGACCGGTACGATACATATTAAATAATCCTCAAATGCATATTTGGCACCATGCCATGAACTTGCCTAAGGAAAGGCGTTTTGGAGTCAATTATGGTATTACATTAAGTGTTTGGGATTATTTATTTAAAACGGATTATATTCCTTACGAAGGAAAGGGTATCAAGTTAGGCTTTGATGGAATCAAAAGTTTCCCTAAATCATTCACTCGCCAAATATTGTATGGTTTCAAGGCTAAAAGAAGGAATCAGCAAAATATTTAG
- a CDS encoding YceI family protein codes for MSFLNSIILLLVIGLISTNSEKPDIHYFIIDQADFKVHCKTNINSFTCSTSADNLSDTLKVYVYKDQSIARFNNANIQVPVQSFNCGIKQLTKDFHETLDSDKYPYLKVRINFIKANNTSDDLTAEITLNIAGQNKEYNFPIELAKESNQYNCEGSNTISLNDFELDTPDRFFGMVKVRENVSLKFNLKAIEVNNVY; via the coding sequence ATGTCGTTTTTGAATTCAATAATATTACTTTTAGTAATCGGATTGATCTCCACGAATTCAGAAAAGCCCGACATACACTACTTTATTATTGATCAGGCGGATTTTAAAGTTCATTGTAAGACGAACATAAACTCATTCACCTGTTCTACATCTGCAGATAATTTAAGCGATACACTTAAAGTTTACGTTTATAAAGATCAGTCAATCGCCAGATTTAATAATGCCAATATTCAGGTTCCAGTCCAATCATTTAATTGTGGAATCAAACAACTCACTAAAGATTTTCACGAAACATTAGATTCTGATAAATATCCCTATTTAAAAGTCAGAATTAATTTCATCAAAGCAAATAACACCTCTGATGATCTCACCGCAGAAATAACATTAAATATAGCCGGACAAAATAAGGAGTATAACTTCCCTATTGAACTTGCCAAAGAAAGTAATCAATATAATTGCGAGGGATCTAATACTATCTCACTTAATGATTTCGAGCTCGATACTCCTGACCGATTTTTTGGCATGGTTAAAGTACGAGAAAATGTAAGCTTAAAATTTAACCTTAAAGCCATAGAAGTCAATAACGTATATTGA
- a CDS encoding porin: MKPLIKISLLVGLMFITVSSAFAQFERELPNYRYNDKRGLNVFEDPKVDTTDIEGIRVVIGGDFAMQFQSLSQENVYGSGDPDDLVLADMGTNFNLPTANLNFDVQLYDGLQMHLRTYLSSRHHVESWIKGGHLQVDNLNFVQEGFLENFMEMARFKIGLDEINYGDAHFRRSDNARVIYNPFVGNYIMDSFTTEAYFEFYLLPGNFIGMLGVSNGKLNQNVIVNDNTDNAASFYGKVGYDNYATDGVRFRLTGSWYTNGGTSTGTYLYNGDRAGGRYYGVLQSLDGGSDFEPRFGPRFRENTSFQINPFVKVGGLEFFGIYENISDGQNDGSYNQYAGEVIYRFGNTENFYVGGRYNLVSGEQADGLDTRDISRLNLGAGWFMTKNVIVKFEYVTQDYSGDGWNGTKYQDASFDGVVLEAGISF, translated from the coding sequence ATGAAACCACTAATTAAAATTTCGTTATTAGTAGGACTGATGTTCATAACAGTCAGTTCAGCGTTTGCTCAGTTTGAAAGAGAGCTTCCTAATTACCGATATAATGATAAAAGAGGCTTAAATGTATTTGAAGATCCAAAAGTTGACACAACTGATATTGAAGGAATAAGAGTTGTGATCGGAGGTGATTTTGCTATGCAATTTCAAAGTTTAAGCCAGGAAAATGTTTATGGATCAGGAGATCCTGATGATCTTGTTTTAGCTGACATGGGAACAAACTTCAACCTTCCTACAGCAAACTTAAACTTTGACGTTCAATTATATGATGGTCTACAAATGCACTTGAGAACTTATCTTTCTTCAAGACACCACGTAGAATCATGGATTAAAGGTGGACACTTGCAAGTAGATAACCTAAACTTCGTCCAGGAAGGATTTCTTGAAAACTTCATGGAAATGGCTAGATTTAAGATTGGTTTAGATGAAATCAACTATGGTGATGCCCATTTCAGAAGATCAGATAATGCCAGAGTAATTTACAATCCATTCGTTGGTAACTATATCATGGATTCATTTACCACTGAAGCTTATTTCGAGTTTTACTTATTACCAGGTAATTTCATCGGTATGCTTGGTGTATCAAATGGTAAATTAAATCAAAATGTTATTGTAAATGACAATACTGATAATGCTGCGTCTTTCTACGGCAAGGTAGGTTACGATAATTATGCCACTGACGGAGTACGATTCCGATTAACAGGATCATGGTATACAAACGGAGGTACTTCTACAGGAACTTACTTATACAATGGTGACCGTGCAGGTGGTAGATATTACGGAGTATTACAAAGTTTAGATGGCGGTAGCGATTTCGAACCAAGATTCGGTCCAAGATTCAGAGAGAATACTTCTTTCCAAATCAACCCATTTGTTAAAGTAGGTGGTTTAGAGTTCTTCGGTATCTACGAAAACATAAGTGATGGACAAAATGATGGATCATATAACCAGTATGCTGGTGAAGTAATCTACAGATTTGGAAACACTGAAAACTTTTACGTTGGAGGTCGATATAACCTGGTAAGTGGTGAACAAGCAGATGGTTTAGATACCAGAGATATCTCAAGATTAAATCTTGGTGCTGGTTGGTTCATGACTAAAAACGTAATTGTTAAATTCGAGTATGTTACTCAGGATTACAGTGGTGATGGCTGGAATGGCACTAAATACCAGGATGCAAGTTTCGACGGAGTCGTTCTTGAAGCAGGTATCAGTTTCTAA
- a CDS encoding YceI family protein: protein MAQYKVDSKSSTLSIFGTSSLHDWEIEANTLQGSANFDVSEGIVKDINNLTFEVVVKSLKSGKSGMDNNTYDALEAKNHDKITFKLKEVNKITPLSGGKCKIEASGVLTIAGNARNVKMTVTADASGSKVNIKGSYSMKMTSFDIDPPTAVFGTIKTGDEVKIEFNVNYIK, encoded by the coding sequence ATGGCACAATATAAGGTGGACAGCAAAAGTTCAACACTTTCAATTTTTGGCACCTCTTCATTGCATGATTGGGAAATCGAAGCCAATACATTGCAGGGATCGGCAAATTTTGATGTTTCAGAAGGGATAGTAAAAGATATAAACAACCTGACTTTTGAAGTGGTAGTGAAAAGCTTAAAAAGTGGAAAGTCGGGAATGGATAATAACACTTATGACGCACTGGAGGCAAAGAACCACGACAAAATAACTTTTAAACTTAAAGAGGTGAATAAAATTACTCCTTTAAGTGGAGGTAAGTGCAAGATTGAAGCTTCTGGAGTATTAACTATCGCAGGGAATGCAAGAAATGTTAAAATGACCGTTACAGCTGACGCATCAGGATCCAAAGTAAATATTAAAGGTAGTTATTCTATGAAAATGACATCTTTTGATATCGATCCACCAACAGCAGTCTTTGGTACTATTAAAACCGGGGATGAAGTGAAAATAGAATTCAATGTTAATTATATAAAATAG
- a CDS encoding DUF2306 domain-containing protein yields MLDSFSNLGQVHLFFALLALITGTLILIMKKATSNHKRIGYLYVFSMIGVNLTAFFIYRLFDGFGIFHVAAIISGITIILGMIPFMYRKPNLYIHFSFMYWSVVGLYAALASEILTRIPESPFFWVVGLVSGIIFFIGGINFRFKKKIWAKRFVSSKNQI; encoded by the coding sequence ATGTTAGATTCATTTAGCAATCTTGGGCAAGTTCATTTGTTTTTTGCATTACTGGCACTAATAACAGGTACTCTCATTCTGATAATGAAAAAAGCGACTTCCAATCATAAGCGAATAGGTTATCTGTATGTATTTTCTATGATTGGAGTTAATCTTACTGCTTTTTTTATATACAGATTATTTGATGGATTTGGGATATTTCATGTTGCTGCGATTATTTCGGGAATCACTATTATATTAGGAATGATTCCTTTTATGTATAGAAAGCCAAATCTGTATATACACTTCTCTTTTATGTATTGGTCTGTAGTTGGTCTCTATGCTGCTCTAGCTTCAGAAATACTTACACGAATTCCTGAAAGTCCATTTTTTTGGGTTGTTGGTTTAGTTTCAGGAATCATATTTTTTATAGGAGGAATTAATTTTAGATTTAAAAAGAAAATCTGGGCTAAGAGGTTTGTTTCTTCTAAAAATCAGATTTGA
- a CDS encoding alpha/beta hydrolase family protein codes for MHEEKIFDNGLKIKIFNGREKFKGCLLVAPANAVPMIFYQPLAEWIAKNHNIKVVIMDYLGVGESTPIHPKKISRSASAWAKKDIKNVIDFISNDLKVETINYLGHSIGGQLVGLIPNINKIDKIILIASQSAYFGFWNGFSKLKMIANWYVLIPSIVKLYGYLPGKFSSMEDLPANAALEWARWSRSKNYFIDHEKEVFFKEITSPIVSISFSDDNYAPLDSVEWLAEKFENTVVERIHYQPVDLKKDKIGHFGLFKKKNSDLWPIISEHLKLT; via the coding sequence TTGCATGAAGAAAAAATATTTGATAATGGTTTAAAGATTAAAATCTTTAATGGGCGGGAGAAATTCAAAGGTTGCCTACTTGTTGCTCCAGCTAATGCTGTACCAATGATTTTTTATCAACCATTAGCAGAATGGATAGCAAAAAATCATAATATTAAAGTAGTTATAATGGATTACCTGGGTGTGGGTGAATCAACTCCTATTCATCCTAAAAAGATATCCCGAAGTGCTTCGGCATGGGCTAAAAAAGATATTAAAAATGTCATCGATTTTATTAGTAATGACCTGAAAGTTGAGACCATTAATTATCTTGGACATAGTATTGGAGGGCAATTAGTTGGACTGATACCTAATATTAATAAAATTGATAAAATCATTTTAATTGCTTCTCAAAGTGCTTATTTCGGGTTTTGGAACGGCTTTTCAAAACTTAAGATGATTGCCAACTGGTATGTTCTAATTCCTTCAATCGTTAAATTATATGGTTATTTACCCGGGAAGTTTTCATCAATGGAGGATCTCCCTGCGAATGCTGCGTTGGAATGGGCAAGATGGTCCAGGTCTAAGAATTATTTCATCGATCATGAGAAGGAAGTTTTTTTTAAAGAAATTACAAGTCCGATTGTTTCGATAAGCTTTTCAGATGATAATTATGCCCCATTAGACTCTGTAGAATGGCTTGCTGAAAAGTTTGAAAATACTGTGGTGGAAAGGATCCATTACCAACCGGTTGATCTTAAAAAAGATAAGATTGGCCACTTCGGATTATTTAAAAAGAAAAATTCAGATCTATGGCCAATTATTTCAGAACACCTAAAGCTGACCTAA